In Desulfobulbus oralis, one DNA window encodes the following:
- a CDS encoding GTP cyclohydrolase I FolE2: MFSVGIADFTCPVRIPEKSGGIQQTVASIGLWAELEAACPGAPAATPAALIRDLLAERLPDIHSGIFPELLAAVRARLGARSARIAMRFPYFIRKTAPASGTESLMEYRGAFAAGSDAETGEPELTVLVPVTTLCPCSKAISRFGAHNQRAAVRLAVQPRALVWLEDLIALVESCGSSQVYTLLKRPDEKFVTEWAYEHPMFVEDVARMVAQKAAAHPDIHRFSVAVESFESIHRHNAFALVDSDSMGL; encoded by the coding sequence ATGTTCAGCGTTGGCATTGCAGATTTCACCTGTCCGGTGCGCATCCCGGAAAAAAGCGGCGGCATCCAGCAGACCGTGGCCAGCATCGGTCTGTGGGCCGAACTTGAAGCCGCCTGCCCCGGCGCGCCGGCAGCAACTCCGGCGGCTCTCATCCGGGACCTGCTGGCAGAACGGCTGCCGGACATCCACAGCGGCATCTTTCCGGAGCTTCTGGCCGCAGTGCGGGCCCGGCTCGGGGCCAGAAGCGCCCGCATAGCCATGCGCTTTCCCTACTTCATCCGCAAAACCGCGCCGGCAAGCGGCACGGAGAGCCTCATGGAGTATCGCGGCGCCTTTGCCGCCGGCAGCGATGCCGAAACAGGCGAGCCGGAGCTGACGGTACTCGTCCCGGTAACCACGCTCTGCCCCTGCTCAAAGGCGATCAGCCGCTTCGGGGCGCACAACCAGCGGGCTGCCGTGCGGCTTGCCGTGCAGCCCAGAGCGCTCGTCTGGCTGGAGGATCTGATCGCCCTGGTCGAATCCTGCGGCTCCAGCCAGGTCTACACGCTGTTGAAGCGGCCGGACGAAAAATTCGTCACCGAATGGGCCTACGAGCACCCCATGTTCGTGGAGGACGTGGCCCGCATGGTGGCGCAAAAGGCGGCGGCCCATCCGGACATCCACCGCTTTTCGGTGGCGGTCGAGAGCTTCGAGTCCATTCACAGGCACAATGCCTTTGCCCTGGTGGACAGCGACAGCATGGGCCTATAG
- a CDS encoding RNA-binding S4 domain-containing protein encodes MKTLADAVRIDRWLWAARFFKTRSLAARAVAAGHVTVFGQHVKPAKMVQPGDLLGIRVGFAVYGVRVLALAGQRGPAAVARLLYEETPESVARREAEQEARRLAGGGAFRPATRPEKHQRRKIRQFLKKE; translated from the coding sequence ATGAAGACGCTTGCGGATGCTGTGCGCATAGACAGGTGGCTCTGGGCGGCCCGTTTTTTCAAAACACGCTCGCTGGCGGCCAGGGCGGTCGCGGCCGGGCATGTGACGGTCTTTGGCCAGCATGTCAAGCCGGCGAAAATGGTGCAGCCGGGCGATCTGCTGGGCATCCGGGTCGGCTTTGCGGTCTATGGGGTGCGGGTGCTGGCGCTTGCCGGGCAGCGCGGACCTGCGGCGGTCGCCCGGCTTTTGTACGAGGAAACTCCCGAATCCGTGGCCCGGCGCGAAGCGGAGCAGGAGGCCAGACGGCTGGCGGGCGGCGGCGCTTTCCGGCCCGCCACCAGGCCGGAGAAGCATCAACGCCGGAAGATCCGGCAATTTTTGAAAAAAGAGTGA
- a CDS encoding phosphoribosylglycinamide formyltransferase — protein MQKLAVLLSGSGRTLDNFHHCIQAGSLHAKILVVVSSSERALGLTKARNYGYPAFVAKNNAAINEILANYDPTLIVLAGYLKLYTPPAGLARSVLNIHPALIPSFCGPGFYGHRVHEAVKARGCTVSGCTVHFANERYDAGPIVLQRCVALEEGDSPDDIAARVFAKECEAYPQAINLVDRRGVDYFWNRSTECLQKSS, from the coding sequence ATGCAGAAACTCGCGGTGCTGCTTTCGGGCAGCGGCAGAACACTGGACAATTTCCACCACTGCATCCAGGCCGGAAGCCTGCATGCCAAGATTCTGGTGGTGGTTTCCAGCAGCGAGAGGGCCCTGGGTTTGACAAAGGCCAGAAACTACGGCTACCCGGCCTTTGTGGCGAAGAACAATGCAGCCATCAACGAGATCCTCGCAAACTACGACCCGACGCTGATCGTGCTGGCCGGCTACCTGAAGCTCTACACGCCGCCGGCCGGACTGGCCCGTTCAGTGCTCAATATCCATCCCGCGCTCATCCCCTCCTTCTGCGGTCCCGGCTTTTACGGCCACCGTGTCCACGAGGCGGTCAAGGCCCGGGGCTGCACGGTCAGCGGCTGCACCGTGCATTTTGCGAACGAGCGCTATGACGCCGGGCCGATTGTGCTGCAGCGCTGCGTGGCCCTGGAGGAGGGCGACAGCCCGGACGACATTGCGGCCCGGGTCTTTGCGAAGGAATGCGAGGCCTATCCCCAGGCCATCAATCTGGTGGACCGGCGGGGCGTGGACTATTTCTGGAACAGGAGCACAGAATGCCTGCAAAAATCATCATGA
- the pyrR gene encoding bifunctional pyr operon transcriptional regulator/uracil phosphoribosyltransferase PyrR, with protein MPAKIIMTSSDIERSLNRIALEIVEHNPRLSELSIIGVHTGGVFLAQRLKERIEATEPDSSLPFGTLDITLYRDDWSLISQNPVVKKSEIGFLMEERRVILVDDVLFTGRTIRAALDAIMDYGRPLAIQLAVLVDRGGRELPIQPDYVGMSVSASPGERVDVLLAESGQGDRVQLSGP; from the coding sequence ATGCCTGCAAAAATCATCATGACGAGCTCTGACATCGAACGGAGCCTGAACCGCATTGCCCTTGAGATTGTGGAACACAATCCCAGACTCTCCGAACTCTCCATCATCGGGGTGCATACCGGCGGGGTGTTTTTGGCCCAGCGCCTGAAAGAGCGGATAGAGGCCACGGAGCCGGACAGCAGCCTGCCCTTCGGCACCCTGGACATCACCCTGTACCGGGACGACTGGAGCCTGATTTCCCAGAACCCGGTGGTGAAGAAGTCGGAGATCGGCTTTCTTATGGAAGAACGGCGGGTGATTCTGGTGGATGACGTCCTCTTTACGGGCCGCACCATCCGGGCCGCTCTGGACGCCATCATGGACTACGGCCGGCCCCTTGCCATTCAACTGGCCGTGCTGGTGGACCGCGGCGGCCGCGAGCTGCCCATTCAGCCGGACTATGTGGGCATGAGCGTGAGCGCCAGCCCGGGCGAGCGGGTGGACGTGCTGCTGGCCGAATCCGGCCAGGGCGATCGGGTACAGCTTTCCGGCCCCTGA
- a CDS encoding sensor histidine kinase → MPALATPSIPADLDAIVQRIHEKMANYERYNFSADHNDFLKAFFDLSQEYDQMEDFYRICVAVPLTVAAIPCDLYLCRKPDGVLELVCSCDCGLLPRPEPAAWPVYLSEISYIDSGHFVAPIFSHHSASQGGLIQGGVAGRQQEGRDLRLLGMFVVRCNDRLNENDRFFLGKYVNRIAYNLDNRLLAQQNADRLTFINTLVADIEHNVIVPNMYFRHLFGQLKKRIAALQLMREQLEELAARDGQDALCSHHAAQLLDIEGSLKNDYQEIVKHHAHMALFIESLFRREHFEQGRLVLRPRRCFIEKSIIIPQLEHYATRLKAAHISVDRPMNMDQEEVPIMVDIGLLAQVYANLFSNAAKYTREIVDHRGQCRKAMAYGRERVENFPKAGQYGIKFNVFTTGPTLDEEEGNRLFLEGARGEGDGPLPGSGHGLSFIRHVVEMHGGKVGYEATAEGNNFYFILPLPCSQKKNGHCPDRCC, encoded by the coding sequence ATGCCTGCCCTTGCCACTCCGTCCATACCCGCCGATCTGGACGCCATTGTCCAGCGCATTCACGAGAAGATGGCGAACTACGAGCGCTACAACTTCTCGGCGGACCATAACGATTTTCTCAAGGCCTTCTTCGATCTGTCCCAGGAATACGACCAGATGGAGGATTTCTATCGCATCTGCGTGGCGGTCCCGCTCACCGTGGCGGCCATTCCCTGCGATCTCTATCTCTGCCGCAAGCCGGACGGCGTCCTGGAACTGGTCTGCTCCTGCGACTGCGGGCTGCTGCCCAGGCCGGAACCCGCCGCCTGGCCGGTGTACCTTTCGGAAATTTCCTATATCGACAGCGGCCACTTCGTGGCGCCGATTTTCAGCCACCACAGCGCCAGCCAAGGCGGCCTCATTCAGGGCGGCGTGGCCGGGCGGCAGCAGGAGGGCCGGGACCTCCGTCTCCTCGGCATGTTTGTGGTCCGCTGCAACGACCGGCTGAACGAGAACGACCGTTTTTTCCTGGGCAAATATGTCAACCGCATCGCCTACAATCTGGACAACCGCCTGCTGGCCCAGCAGAACGCAGACCGGCTGACCTTCATCAATACCCTGGTCGCGGACATCGAGCACAACGTGATCGTGCCCAACATGTACTTCCGCCACCTCTTTGGCCAGCTCAAAAAGCGCATTGCGGCCCTGCAGCTCATGCGCGAACAACTGGAGGAACTGGCGGCCCGGGATGGGCAGGACGCGCTGTGCAGCCATCATGCCGCCCAACTGCTGGACATCGAGGGCAGCCTGAAGAACGATTATCAGGAAATCGTCAAGCACCATGCCCACATGGCGCTCTTTATCGAAAGCCTGTTCCGGCGCGAGCACTTCGAGCAGGGCCGTCTGGTGCTTCGGCCCAGGCGCTGCTTTATCGAGAAGAGCATCATCATTCCCCAGCTGGAGCACTATGCGACCCGGCTCAAGGCCGCCCACATCAGCGTGGACAGGCCCATGAACATGGACCAGGAGGAAGTGCCCATCATGGTGGACATCGGGCTGCTGGCCCAGGTTTATGCCAATCTCTTCTCCAATGCCGCCAAATATACGCGGGAGATCGTCGATCACCGGGGCCAGTGCCGCAAGGCCATGGCCTATGGCCGGGAGCGGGTGGAGAATTTCCCGAAGGCCGGCCAGTACGGCATCAAGTTCAACGTCTTCACCACCGGCCCGACCCTGGATGAGGAAGAGGGCAACCGTCTCTTTCTGGAGGGCGCCCGCGGCGAAGGCGACGGCCCCCTGCCTGGCAGCGGCCACGGTCTGTCCTTTATCCGTCACGTGGTGGAGATGCATGGCGGCAAGGTGGGCTATGAGGCCACTGCCGAGGGCAACAACTTCTATTTCATTCTGCCGCTGCCCTGCAGCCAGAAGAAGAACGGGCATTGCCCCGACCGCTGCTGTTAA
- a CDS encoding peptidase U32 family protein produces MTPELLAPAGTVPAFEAALAAGADAVYLGAPACNARALARDFSFAEIGAMIAMAHERGRKVYLAMNSLVKEQELPAAVTTLARLAALRADGLIVQDLGLLALAHRHFPELPLHASTLMAAHNSPAVACLAGLGCRRVVLARELSLAEIGLVARQAARLGVAIEVFIHGAMCFSYSGLCRFSSLHGGRSSLRGQCVQPCRRRYQWLASGQGKKGDRGSRGGAGRGRERPPQEGGYLFSMNDLSAVDQVDALARAGVASLKIEGRLKSVAYVAHTVRAYRLALDARAEPDERRRAGMLSEARAALAAAMGRRSGSGFFLPGAAQSARLISPEQSGNTGTPVATLLDLKPLRSGNRKLVRVLARLQAPLRSGDRLRLHEERSDARIAFTLREFRAAGRSSAAAGAGATVEMLVEDAALLALRPPFHGKLYRVDVSGRKERPSPELAQLVARFSAEDERLRRLAQARAQALMPPQAERPPAVFRPAKAAARAQWWLRVATLTALRERLPFAVSRVLLDLNAGNLELALSGQLRRLLRGPKLSFALPPLMQEASLESWRANLARLQAAGYTSFQLGHPGQVQLFAQPGKLELFGDASFNLLNHQALAAAAGLGFKGLQFSLESDRETLHAALAARATHLCAVGLLVYGRPALFTARAQSPHFQGRYALQSHRGERYALKSGEDGVSLFAKEPLSLLAHGRRLLTSGLDYLVVDLSCGHPKQEAQLVTALWSGKGELPPHLAGNYNGLLA; encoded by the coding sequence ATGACTCCGGAACTGCTTGCCCCGGCCGGCACGGTGCCTGCCTTCGAGGCCGCGCTGGCGGCTGGTGCGGATGCCGTGTATCTCGGGGCGCCGGCCTGCAACGCCCGTGCCCTGGCCCGTGATTTTTCCTTTGCCGAAATCGGCGCCATGATCGCCATGGCCCACGAGCGCGGCAGGAAGGTGTATCTGGCCATGAACAGCCTGGTCAAGGAGCAGGAATTGCCGGCGGCCGTGACCACGCTCGCCCGCCTGGCGGCGCTGCGGGCCGATGGGCTGATTGTGCAGGATCTGGGGCTGCTGGCGCTGGCGCACCGGCATTTTCCCGAATTGCCGCTGCATGCCTCCACGCTGATGGCCGCCCACAATAGCCCTGCCGTGGCCTGTCTGGCCGGCCTGGGCTGTCGCCGGGTGGTGCTGGCCCGGGAACTCTCGCTGGCTGAAATCGGCCTTGTCGCCAGGCAGGCCGCCCGTTTGGGCGTGGCGATCGAGGTCTTCATCCACGGCGCGATGTGCTTCAGCTATTCCGGTCTCTGCCGTTTTTCCAGCCTGCACGGCGGCAGATCCAGTCTGCGCGGCCAGTGCGTGCAGCCCTGCCGCAGGCGCTATCAGTGGCTGGCCTCGGGGCAGGGCAAAAAAGGCGACCGGGGCAGCCGCGGCGGGGCCGGGCGGGGCCGGGAACGGCCGCCGCAGGAGGGGGGCTATCTTTTTTCCATGAACGACCTCTCGGCCGTCGATCAAGTCGACGCGCTGGCCCGGGCCGGGGTGGCCAGTCTGAAGATCGAGGGCCGCCTGAAGTCCGTGGCCTATGTGGCGCATACGGTGCGGGCCTATCGGCTGGCCCTGGATGCGCGGGCGGAGCCGGACGAGCGGCGGCGCGCCGGGATGCTGAGCGAGGCCAGGGCCGCATTGGCCGCCGCCATGGGCCGCCGGAGCGGCAGCGGCTTTTTCCTGCCCGGCGCAGCCCAAAGCGCCAGGCTGATCAGCCCGGAGCAGTCCGGCAACACCGGCACGCCGGTGGCCACTCTGCTGGACCTGAAGCCGCTGCGCTCCGGGAACCGGAAGCTGGTGCGGGTGCTGGCCCGCCTGCAGGCGCCGCTGCGCTCCGGTGATCGTCTGCGCCTGCACGAGGAACGAAGCGATGCCCGTATCGCCTTTACCCTGCGCGAATTCAGGGCAGCCGGGCGATCATCCGCCGCGGCCGGGGCCGGGGCAACCGTGGAAATGCTCGTGGAGGATGCAGCACTTTTGGCCCTCAGGCCGCCTTTTCACGGCAAGCTTTACCGGGTTGACGTCAGCGGCCGCAAGGAGCGGCCCAGTCCGGAGCTGGCCCAGTTGGTGGCCAGATTCAGCGCGGAAGACGAAAGGCTGCGCCGTCTGGCCCAGGCCCGGGCCCAGGCGCTCATGCCACCGCAGGCGGAGCGGCCACCGGCTGTGTTCAGGCCCGCCAAGGCAGCAGCCAGGGCGCAGTGGTGGCTCAGAGTCGCCACGCTGACGGCTCTGCGCGAGCGCCTGCCCTTTGCGGTCAGCCGGGTGCTGCTCGACCTGAACGCCGGGAACCTGGAGCTGGCCCTCTCCGGCCAGCTACGCCGCCTGCTGCGCGGCCCCAAACTGAGCTTCGCCCTGCCGCCGCTCATGCAGGAGGCCAGTCTGGAATCCTGGCGCGCCAATCTGGCCCGTCTGCAGGCCGCAGGCTATACGTCCTTTCAACTGGGACATCCGGGCCAGGTCCAGCTCTTTGCCCAGCCCGGGAAACTGGAACTCTTCGGCGACGCCTCCTTCAACCTGCTGAACCATCAGGCCCTGGCCGCTGCGGCCGGGCTGGGCTTTAAGGGCCTGCAGTTTTCGCTGGAAAGCGACCGGGAGACCCTGCATGCCGCCCTGGCCGCCCGGGCAACCCACCTCTGCGCTGTGGGCCTCCTGGTCTATGGCCGGCCGGCGCTCTTCACCGCCCGGGCCCAATCGCCCCACTTCCAGGGCCGTTACGCCCTGCAGAGTCACCGGGGCGAGCGCTATGCGCTGAAGAGCGGCGAGGATGGCGTGAGCCTCTTTGCCAAAGAGCCCCTGTCCCTCCTGGCCCATGGCCGCAGGCTCCTGACCAGCGGGCTCGATTATCTGGTGGTCGATCTCAGTTGCGGCCACCCAAAACAGGAGGCCCAACTGGTGACGGCCCTGTGGAGCGGCAAGGGCGAGCTGCCCCCGCACCTTGCCGGCAACTACAACGGCCTGCTCGCATAA
- the msbA gene encoding lipid A export permease/ATP-binding protein MsbA — protein MFTFKAPLQLHDPTLRHLGTVLGPYSRKLAIAMAAMVAVGIFNALQAWMVQPLLDEIFYRKDARLLHLLPLALLLVFFVKGLFYFAYSFILEGVGQSIIRDLRNRIYAHIHELSLSYFQNTPTGELISRIINDVSMLQGAVSHALIHLLRDLFSVLGLLGVIFYMDWRLATISLLFLPAAGVPIVLFGRKFRRLSTNYQTQLGEATNRLHETIAGIRIVKAFCTEAYEKKRFADKTQRIMDILMMEAKYRCLAHPVVELMGGVGIALIIWFGGTQVLNGHATPGTFMSFLTALIMLYEPVKGVTRINSTIQQGMAAATRIFELLDLRPDIREQAAAQVLPPFQDSIRFADVCFHYGSDPDVLRHLNLEVRRGEVLALVGPSGSGKTTLSNLVPRFYDVSSGAILIDGQDIRRLSLHSLRGQLAMVTQQTILFNDTVRNNIMYGRSDSTEAEVRAAARAAYALDFIEALPRGFDTVIGEAGVRLSGGQQQRLSIARALLKNAPILILDEATSSLDTESEREVQRALDNLMQNRTTIVIAHRLSTIIHAHRIVVLKNGELVEEGTHEELLALGGEYSTLYHLQFADRP, from the coding sequence ATGTTCACATTCAAGGCCCCACTCCAACTGCATGACCCCACCCTGCGCCATCTGGGCACGGTGCTCGGTCCCTACTCCCGCAAGCTGGCCATTGCCATGGCGGCCATGGTGGCGGTGGGCATCTTCAACGCCCTCCAGGCCTGGATGGTGCAGCCGCTTCTGGATGAAATTTTTTACCGCAAGGACGCGCGGCTCCTGCACCTGCTGCCCCTGGCGCTGCTGCTGGTCTTCTTCGTCAAGGGACTGTTCTATTTCGCCTATTCCTTTATCCTGGAGGGTGTGGGCCAGAGTATCATTCGCGACCTGCGCAACCGGATCTATGCGCATATCCACGAGCTGTCGCTTTCCTACTTCCAGAACACGCCCACCGGCGAGCTGATCTCCCGTATCATCAACGATGTCAGCATGCTGCAGGGCGCGGTTTCCCATGCCCTGATCCATCTGCTGCGCGACCTGTTTTCCGTGCTGGGGCTGTTGGGCGTCATCTTTTACATGGACTGGCGCCTGGCCACCATCTCACTCCTCTTCCTGCCCGCGGCCGGAGTGCCCATTGTGCTCTTTGGCCGGAAATTCCGCCGGCTGAGCACCAACTACCAGACCCAGCTTGGCGAAGCCACCAACCGGCTGCATGAGACCATCGCGGGCATCCGCATCGTCAAGGCCTTCTGTACCGAGGCCTACGAAAAAAAGCGCTTTGCCGACAAGACGCAGCGTATCATGGATATCCTTATGATGGAGGCCAAATACCGCTGTCTGGCCCATCCGGTGGTGGAACTCATGGGCGGCGTCGGCATAGCCCTGATCATCTGGTTCGGCGGCACGCAGGTGCTGAACGGCCATGCCACGCCCGGCACCTTCATGTCCTTTCTGACCGCGCTCATCATGCTCTACGAGCCGGTCAAGGGCGTGACCCGCATCAACTCCACCATTCAGCAGGGCATGGCTGCCGCGACCCGCATCTTTGAACTCCTGGACCTGCGGCCGGATATCCGCGAGCAGGCAGCCGCGCAGGTGCTGCCGCCTTTTCAGGACAGCATCCGCTTTGCAGACGTCTGCTTTCATTACGGCAGTGATCCGGATGTGTTGCGCCACCTCAACCTGGAGGTGCGGCGGGGCGAGGTGCTGGCCCTGGTCGGGCCGAGCGGCAGCGGCAAGACCACGCTGAGCAATCTGGTGCCGCGTTTTTACGATGTCAGCTCAGGCGCCATTCTGATTGACGGCCAGGACATTCGCCGGCTGTCCCTGCACAGCCTGCGCGGGCAGCTCGCCATGGTGACCCAGCAGACCATTCTCTTCAACGATACGGTGCGCAACAACATCATGTATGGCCGCAGCGATTCCACCGAGGCCGAGGTGCGGGCAGCGGCCCGTGCCGCCTATGCCCTGGACTTTATCGAGGCCCTGCCGCGAGGCTTCGACACCGTGATCGGCGAGGCCGGGGTGCGGCTTTCCGGCGGCCAGCAGCAGCGGCTCTCCATTGCCCGGGCGCTTCTGAAGAACGCCCCCATCCTGATTCTGGACGAGGCGACCTCCTCCCTGGATACCGAGTCGGAGCGCGAGGTGCAGCGGGCGCTGGACAACCTCATGCAGAATCGGACCACCATTGTCATTGCCCACAGACTCTCCACCATCATTCATGCCCATCGCATCGTGGTGCTCAAAAACGGCGAGCTGGTGGAAGAGGGCACACATGAGGAGTTGCTGGCTCTGGGCGGCGAGTACAGCACCCTCTACCATCTCCAGTTTGCCGACAGACCATGA
- a CDS encoding O-antigen ligase family protein: protein MSGADFRRCMGHLNSWLLVLVAFCLPISTTATSIAALLCVLGWALGGDYRRKLAEIAANPMSRAVLAYVAVLLAGLTWNEQLAESLNGIHKQWKILLMPFFLGIIRPKQRRLVLWAFIAGMALMTLSTFLAWFGLIRYTGVPPEQLTRKTYHVVYNPMLALAIYLVLHQLIWTRLRQRWMRPALVLLTILMLTSMFMTDGRTGQMAVLILLGLYFFQYFQGSRWKAALALVLVPVLVFCASYKISSTFRGRIEQARQEIAIFNHNPRTSVGQRLFFWQQSLQIFRDAPLLGVGTGGFAPAYAEHNRTYTPYMPPSSNPHSQYILALVQGGLLGLAALLGLFVTQFYLALKSGDEWGRLRLAFPLFFLVIMLTESYLLIHETGILFSLFAAVLYKEDRPEGRRLTRQVAPGPEPV, encoded by the coding sequence ATGAGCGGCGCAGATTTTCGTCGGTGCATGGGGCACCTCAATTCCTGGCTGCTGGTGCTGGTGGCCTTTTGCCTGCCGATTTCCACCACAGCCACCTCGATCGCTGCCCTGCTTTGCGTGCTGGGCTGGGCCCTGGGAGGGGATTACCGCCGTAAGCTGGCCGAGATTGCGGCCAATCCCATGAGCCGGGCGGTGCTGGCATACGTAGCGGTTCTGCTCGCGGGCCTGACCTGGAACGAGCAGCTCGCGGAGAGCCTGAACGGGATTCACAAACAGTGGAAGATCCTGCTCATGCCCTTCTTTCTGGGGATCATCCGGCCGAAACAGCGGCGGCTGGTGCTCTGGGCCTTTATCGCGGGCATGGCCCTGATGACGCTTTCCACCTTCCTGGCCTGGTTTGGCCTGATTCGGTATACCGGCGTCCCCCCCGAGCAGCTCACGCGAAAGACCTACCATGTGGTCTACAATCCCATGCTGGCCCTGGCCATCTATCTGGTGCTGCACCAACTGATCTGGACCCGGCTCAGACAGCGGTGGATGCGCCCGGCCCTGGTGCTGTTGACCATTCTGATGCTCACCAGCATGTTCATGACCGATGGCCGTACCGGCCAGATGGCGGTGCTGATCCTGCTGGGCCTGTATTTTTTTCAGTATTTTCAAGGCTCGCGCTGGAAGGCCGCACTGGCCCTGGTGCTGGTGCCGGTGCTCGTGTTCTGCGCTTCCTACAAGATCAGCTCCACCTTCAGAGGGCGAATCGAGCAGGCCAGGCAGGAGATTGCCATCTTCAACCACAATCCCCGGACCTCGGTGGGCCAGCGCCTCTTTTTCTGGCAGCAGTCCCTGCAGATTTTCCGTGATGCGCCGCTTCTGGGCGTGGGTACCGGCGGCTTCGCCCCGGCCTACGCCGAACACAACAGAACCTACACGCCCTACATGCCGCCGAGCAGCAACCCGCACAGTCAGTACATACTCGCGCTGGTGCAGGGCGGGCTCCTGGGGCTCGCGGCCCTGCTGGGCCTCTTTGTGACCCAGTTTTATCTGGCCCTGAAAAGCGGGGACGAGTGGGGCAGGCTGCGTCTGGCCTTCCCCCTGTTCTTTTTGGTGATCATGCTGACCGAGAGCTACCTGTTGATCCATGAAACCGGCATCCTCTTTTCCCTCTTTGCCGCTGTCCTGTACAAGGAAGATCGCCCGGAGGGCCGGCGGCTGACGCGGCAGGTGGCCCCGGGGCCTGAGCCCGTATGA
- a CDS encoding glycosyltransferase family 9 protein, with amino-acid sequence MTRILIVKPSSLGDIVHTLPLAHALKRGLPDAHIGWVVDSAFQPLLAADPTIASLYPMHIPATSAPGAGRGVYGKALRALLATMHGLRAALRSRPYDVVLDLQASFRSGLLALMNPGGRRIGFADARELNTLFQHEGIRVPAGMEHAVDKNSLFAAHLGAPVREEDFFLASTDEAEAAVSAFLQNEGLASEPWVYAQPAARWASKEWLPERWAELADRLPAIGLQCVFGGSAADLPHLQRIAAGMRARAHIAAGRLNLVAVAALIRRARLYVGVDTGPMHMAALAAVPVVALFGPTHPERVGPYHTKSRVLQAAGLPCLRCRRRLCEHQRCMQGISVAMVTRAVRELLEP; translated from the coding sequence ATGACCCGCATCCTCATTGTCAAGCCGAGTTCCCTTGGCGACATCGTTCATACCCTGCCCCTGGCCCATGCCCTGAAACGCGGCCTGCCCGACGCTCATATCGGCTGGGTGGTGGACAGCGCCTTTCAGCCGCTTTTGGCAGCCGATCCCACGATAGCCAGCCTCTATCCCATGCACATTCCGGCCACCAGTGCTCCCGGTGCCGGCAGGGGCGTGTACGGCAAGGCCCTGCGCGCGCTGCTCGCCACCATGCATGGCCTGCGGGCCGCCTTGCGCAGCCGGCCCTATGATGTGGTGCTGGACTTGCAGGCCTCGTTCAGAAGCGGCCTTTTGGCCCTGATGAATCCCGGCGGCCGGCGGATTGGCTTTGCCGATGCCCGGGAGCTGAACACCCTGTTTCAGCACGAAGGCATCCGGGTTCCTGCCGGCATGGAGCATGCGGTGGACAAAAACAGCCTCTTTGCCGCGCATCTGGGCGCTCCGGTGCGGGAGGAAGACTTCTTTCTGGCCAGCACGGATGAGGCCGAGGCAGCGGTCAGCGCCTTTCTGCAAAACGAGGGTCTGGCCTCGGAGCCCTGGGTTTATGCCCAGCCGGCTGCCCGCTGGGCTTCCAAGGAATGGCTGCCGGAGCGTTGGGCCGAGCTGGCGGACCGGCTCCCGGCGATTGGGCTGCAGTGCGTGTTTGGCGGTTCGGCGGCCGATCTGCCGCACCTGCAGCGCATTGCCGCAGGCATGCGGGCCAGGGCGCATATCGCGGCCGGCCGGCTGAATCTGGTGGCGGTTGCGGCCTTGATCAGGCGGGCAAGACTGTATGTGGGGGTGGATACCGGCCCCATGCACATGGCCGCGCTGGCCGCGGTGCCGGTGGTGGCGCTCTTTGGCCCCACCCATCCGGAGCGGGTTGGGCCCTATCACACGAAAAGCCGGGTGCTGCAGGCAGCGGGCCTCCCCTGCCTGCGCTGCCGCAGACGCCTGTGCGAGCATCAGCGCTGCATGCAGGGCATCAGCGTGGCGATGGTGACAAGGGCTGTCCGGGAATTGCTGGAGCCCTGA